In one window of Juglans regia cultivar Chandler chromosome 3, Walnut 2.0, whole genome shotgun sequence DNA:
- the LOC109011903 gene encoding probable glutamate carboxypeptidase AMP1 → MAEAAFSMPGTFFFTPKPSPLSTFLLVLILCILGFYTLHYPHPTLLQSNSQNAPRFRQIFLSSATNYTFASYLRALTQHPHLAGTKPSLDTTHYVLSHFKDLGLETRTAQYRALLSYPVHSSLSAHFSDGTVLDLPLTDFTQATRDVVLPYHAYSPSGSAYAKAVFVNYGTDDDYRALGLLGVNVSGCVVIARKGDLPRGVVVQKADAHGAVAVLLYAEGDGFRKGFERGTVMKGVGDPLSPGWAGVDGGESLDLEDTEVLKRFPKIPSMPLSAEAAEVILGSLGGAPFPSEWRIGIGHVGPGPTMLNFTYQGEKRVVTIHNVFAVIRGLEEPDRHVLLGNHRDAWTYGAVDPNSGTAALLDIARRYALLMRLGWQPRRTIILCSWDAEEFGMIGSTEWVEQNLMSLGPKAVVYLNVDCAVQGPGFFVGATPQLDNLLHEVTKKVKDPDSEGATVYERWAATNIGIHIQRLSRVDSDFAPFLQHAGVPSVDLYYGRDFPVYHTAFDSYNWMTNYGDPLFQRHVAVAGIWGILALHLADDSILPFNYLSYADQLQGYKNILSNILNGSVSLHPLTTSIQELASAAKEAENEAKILQKQETTDDSVVLKKRALNDRLMLAERGFLDADGLQGRQWFKHLIYGPPSDYESKLVFFPGVADAMSGSARMSRKERKAAIQHEIWRAARAIQRAARALRGEFT, encoded by the exons ATGGCCGAAGCGGCTTTCTCCATGCCCGGCACCTTCTTCTTTACGCCGAAACCATCACCCTTGAGCACCTTCTTACTCGTCCTCATCCTCTGCATTCTGGGATTCTATACCCTGCATTACCCGCACCCTACACTCTTGcaatcaaattcccaaaatGCTCCCCGCTTCCGCCAGATTTTCCTCTCCTCTGCCACCAACTACACCTTTGCATCCTACCTCCGCGCCCTCACCCAGCATCCTCACCTCGCCGGAACCAAACCCTCCCTCGACACTACCCATTACGTCCTCTCCCACTTCAAGGACCTTGGACTCGAAACTCGCACTGCCCAGTACCGAGCCCTCCTCTCTTATCCCGTGCACTCCTCCCTCTCTGCGCATTTTAGCGACGGCACAGTCCTTGACCTGCCCTTGACGGACTTTACGCAAGCGACTCGGGACGTGGTATTACCCTACCATGCGTACTCGCCGTCCGGGTCGGCGTACGCTAAGGCGGTGTTTGTTAATTACGGTACGGATGATGACTATCGTGCGCTGGGGTTATTGGGGGTGAACGTTAGCGGGTGCGTGGTGATTGCGAGGAAGGGTGATTTGCCCAGAGGGGTCGTGGTTCAAAAGGCGGATGCGCATGGGGCTGTAGCTGTGCTACTGTACGCCGAGGGGGACGGGTTTAGGAAGGGTTTTGAGAGAGGAACCGTGATGAAGGGCGTGGGGGACCCACTGAGTCCGGGGTGGGCTGGGGTTGATGGTGGTGAGAGTTTGGACTTGGAGGACACCGAGGTTTTGAAAAGATTTCCCAAAATTCCGTCCATGCCCTTGTCTGCCGAGGCTGCCGAAGTCATATTGGGCTCGCTCGGGGGCGCACCGTTTCCATCGGAGTGGCGCATCGGCATCGGGCATGTCGGCCCGGGACCCACAATGTTGAACTTCACTTACCAG GGGGAGAAAAGGGTAGTGACTATTCATAATGTTTTTGCTGTCATAAGAGGGTTGGAAGAGCCTGACCGCCATGTGCTACTTGGCAATCATAGAGATGCATGGACATATGGTGCTGTTGACCCCAACAGTGGAACTGCAGCCCTGCTTGACATTGCCCGTCGATATGCTCTTTTGATGCGTTTGGGCTGGCAGCCTAGAAGGACAATAATTCTCTGCAGTTGGGATGCAGAAGAGTTTGGGATG ATAGGCTCCACTGAGTGGGTTGAACAAAACCTAATGAGTCTCGGCCCCAAAGCTGTAGTGTACCTTAATGTAGATTGTGCGGTTCAAGGTCCAGGTTTCTTTGTTGGTGCAACTCCTCAGCTAGACAATCTTCTTCATGAGGTTACAAAGAAG GTTAAGGATCCCGATTCAGAGGGTGCGACGGTGTATGAGAGGTGGGCTGCCACAAATATAGGCATTCAT ATACAAAGACTTAGTCGAGTGGATTCTGATTTTGCTCCATTCCTGCAACACGCAGGGGTTCCTTCTGTTGATTTATACTATGGCAGAG ATTTTCCTGTCTATCACACGGCTTTTGACTCCTATAACTGGATGACAAATTATGGAGATCCATTGTTTCAGCGGCATGTGGCTG TTGCAGGAATTTGGGGAATTCTGGCCCTTCACCTGGCTGATGATTCTATTCTACCATTCAATTACCTTTCATATGCTGATCAGTTGCAG GGGTATAAAAACATCTTGAGCAACATTTTGAATGGTAGTGTATCCCTACATCCTCTGACGACATCAATTCAAGAACTTGCATCCGCGGCTAAAGAAGCTGAGAATGAAGCGAAG ATACTGCAAAAGCAGGAAACTACAGATGATTCTGTGGTGTTGAAAAAACGAGCATTGAATGATCGACTGATGCTTGCTGAAAGAGGGTTCTTGGATGCAGATGGGCTTCAAGGAAGGCAGTGGTTTAAGCATCTT ATTTATGGGCCTCCAAGTGACTATGAGAGCAAGCTGGTTTTCTTCCCAGGAGTAGCAGATGCTATGTCTGGATCTGCAAGAATGAGtagaaaagagaggaaagcGGCGATTCAGCATGAGATCTGGAGGGCTGCTAGAGCTATACAAAGAGCTGCCAGAGCCCTTAGAGGGGAATTCACCTGA